A stretch of the Aspergillus puulaauensis MK2 DNA, chromosome 6, nearly complete sequence genome encodes the following:
- a CDS encoding uncharacterized protein (COG:S;~EggNog:ENOG410PTJV) produces the protein MGEITVEIVDERFNRNPYIFPCKREDDIYPIWGQVCREILARIDLTDIHSVGCHRVGNAEVPDSCVPSILVAVSSKSNRNWNAVRDEIVGILMEAQVHTVGVIIQRDVALVHAGDRVSHSLLPEGWYTGGVIELKNPSTGEWVEFALTCYHCTIPNDKELARYSEEGVQVFSDWNRQGVRINDENASRLLIMDSPTQRDMRGFPVWRSLSQTCKTQEVSRAIEEGEFVIPPTMALWNMEK, from the exons ATGGGCGAAATAACTGTCGAAATTGTCGACGAACGTTTCAATAGAAACCCTTACATCTTCCCGTGTAAGCGAGAAGATGACATCTATCCCATCTGGGGCCAGGTCTGCCGTGAGATTCTCGCGAGAATAGATTTGACGGACATACACTCCGTGGGCTGCCACCGTGTTGGCAATGCAGAAGTACCCGACTCGTGCGTTCCCAGCATCCTAGTGGCAGTCTCGTCAAAAAGCAACCGCAATTGGAACGCCGTTCGAGATGAGATCGTGGGTATTTTGATGGAGGCTCAAGTGCACACTGTCGGCGTCATCATCCAAAGAGACGTGGCTCTGGTCCATGCGGGAGACCGGGTTTCCCACAGCCTACTGCCGGAAGGTT GGTACACTGGGGGGGTTATTGAACTCAAGAACCCATCGACAGGAGAGTGGGTAGAGTTCGCCCTCACCTGCTACCATTGCACGATACCAAACGACAAGGAACTCGCGCGTTATAGCGAGGAGGGTGTCCAAG tattttcGGACTGGAACCGACAAGGCGTGCGCATCAACGACGAGAACGCCTCTCGACTCCTAATCATGGACTCTCCAACCCAACGAGACATGAGGGGATTTCCAGTCTGGAGAAGCTTGTCTCAGACATGCAAAACACAG GAAGTTAGCCGTGCAATTGAGGAGGGCGAATTTGTGATTCCCCCGACAATGGCCTTATGGAATATGGAAAAATAA
- a CDS encoding epoxide hydrolase family protein (COG:S;~EggNog:ENOG410PJU4;~InterPro:IPR010497,IPR016292,IPR029058,IPR000639;~MEROPS:MER0000432;~PFAM:PF06441;~go_function: GO:0003824 - catalytic activity [Evidence IEA];~go_function: GO:0033961 - cis-stilbene-oxide hydrolase activity [Evidence IEA]) encodes MANFNTIPGTTPSKPEPFTLHVPETDLTEFHELLKLSKIGPQTWWNQQTDGHFGVSREWLSDAKEAWLKTFNWRAHEAQINSVPNFKLTIHDHEAGDVRIHFAALFSKRDDAVPVLFLHGYPGSFMEFLPMMQLLVEKYTPETLPYHVIVPSLPDYGLSGGASENVEMTLDRAARIMNQLMVDLGFGDGYIAQGGDLGSMLARMMSVEYQQCKALHINMLVLNTDEAPPEPETHDITPEEAEHLERTERWRETGFAYALEHGTRPSTIGLVVSSNPLALLAWIGEKHLEWTDPRHPLPLDTILGMASFYWFTSTLPRGLYHAALVKNILAGRRHPITKAKPLGYSRYPYDMAMLPESWAREIYPNLVLFRRHSQGGHFAALEMPEAFLDDVEEFIRLVCDGLKET; translated from the exons ATGGCaaacttcaacaccatcccgGGTACTACCCCCAGCAAGCCAGAACCATTCACTCTCCACGTCCCAGAGACAGACCTCACCGAGTTCCACGAACTGCTAAAACTCTCGAAAATCGGTCCACAAACATGGTGGAACCAACAAACCGACGGCCATTTCGGAGTCTCGCGCGAGTGGCTGTCCGACGCAAAAGAAGCCTGGCTGAAGACATTCAACTGGCGCGCACACGAAGCACAAATCAACAGCGTCCCCAATTTCAAACTCACCATCCATGACCACGAGGCTGGCGATGTCCGTATTCACTTCGCTGCCCTGTTCTCAAAACGAGACGATGCTGTCCCTGTTCTCTTCCTGCATGGGTATCCAGGCTCGTTCATGGAGTTCCTTCCCATGATGCAGTTGCTGGTTGAGAAGTATACGCCAGAGACGCTGCCGTATCATGTTATTGTACCTTCATTACCAGACTATGGGTTATCGGGCGGTGCCAGCGAGAATGTTGAGATGACTCTCGATCGAGCAGCACGGATCATGAACCAGCTGATGGTTGACCTTGGGTTCGGCGATGGGTATATCGCACAGGGAGGAGACCTGGGCAGTATGCTTGCACGGATGATGAGCGTTGAATACCAGCAATGCAAAGCACTTCACA TAAACATGCTCGTGCTCAACACCGATGAAGCACCGCCAGAACCGGAGACCCACGATATTACgcccgaagaagcagaacaTCTCGAACGAACAGAGCGCTGGCGTGAGACGGGCTTCGCGTACGCTCTTGAACACGGTACTCGGCCGTCGACGATCGGTCTTGTTGTGTCCTCTAATCCGCTCGCTTTACTAGCCTG GATCGGCGAAAAGCACCTCGAATGGACAGACCCACGCcatcccctccccctcgATACAATCCTAGGCATGGCTAGTTTCTATTGGTTCACATCGACACTCCCGCGCGGGCTCTACCACGCAGCACTGGTGAAGAATATCCTCGCAGGGCGACGACATCCGATAACGAAGGCGAAGCCGCTCGGGTACTCGCGGTACCCGTATGATATGGCAATGCTGCCGGAGTCCTGGGCGAGGGAGATTTATCCGAACCTTGTGCTGTTCAGGAGGCATAGCCAGGGTGGGCATTTTGCTGCATTGGAGATGCCGGAGGCgtttcttgatgatgttgaggagTTTATTAGGCTGGTGTGTGACGGTCTGAAGGAAACCTGA
- a CDS encoding uncharacterized protein (COG:S;~EggNog:ENOG410PNIK;~InterPro:IPR029062), whose amino-acid sequence MSSPIDLRNPGRPIHVGVVLLNSVTEQLDIAPVGFFSGISSSFLKDIPPPMCPDELKAQAPDFVFHWVTETGDTPAALTANMNVVPTDSFTTCPQLDIVLLGATKITYRASETEKAFLRKIHDTCAAFLCVCGGFEPVLSAGLLQGKTATAPRFLIPSLRESAPDTNWVERRYVADGKIWTTGVLLNGLDMVVAFARNVWGGQDGEGPGIVDVMASTGGWPQRDVEYRDDVPISASV is encoded by the exons ATGTCTTCTCCAATTGACCTTCGCAATCCCGGCCGCCCAATCCACGTGGGCGTTGTCCTCCTCAACTC AGTCACCGAACAACTCGACATCGCCCCCgtcggcttcttctccggaATCAGTTCCAGCTTCCTCAAAGACATTCCTCCACCCATGTGTCCCGACGAACTCAAAGCCCAAGCCCCAGACTTCGTCTTTCACTGGGTCACAGAAACCGGCGACACCCCTGCTGCTTTGACCGCTAACATGAATGTAGTTCCCACA GACTCCTTCACAACCTGCCCCCAGCTAGACATCGTGCTCCTCGGCGCAACCAAAATAACCTACCGCGCCAGCGAAACCGAAAAGGCCTTCCTGCGCAAGATCCACGACACCTGCGCTGCCTTCCTCTGCGTCTGCGGTGGCTTTGAGCCTGTTCTCTCGGCAGGTCTCCTGCAGGGGAAAACAGCTACTGCGCCGCGCTTCCTCATCCCTAGTCTCCGGGAGTCGGCGCCTGACACGAACTGGGTCGAGAGGCGGTATGTGGCTGATGGGAAGATTTGGACTACGGGGGTTTTGCTTAATGGGCTTGATATGGTGGTTGCGTTTGCTAGGAATGTTTGGGGGGGTCAGGATGGGGAGGGGCCTGGAATTGTGGATGTGATGGCGTCTACTGGGGGTTGGCCGCAGAGGGATGTTGAGTATCGCGATGATGTTCCAATTTCTGCAAGTGTCTGA
- a CDS encoding uncharacterized protein (COG:S;~EggNog:ENOG410PTJV;~InterPro:IPR009003,IPR012985), which yields MQGYLDKGRYRLGTVFAASGFREKVSSSVNPNPTLLPTVRDWALIRPLEGRSLGNNNSIMPSSMRVDQMKFLPRGTDLDNTWTLLKKGRRTGETSGKYNGLAEARIARTYVDGKLVVKTTLEHAVVSNDRKDTFGLSGDSGAFVYSITGAVVGMYFGGPDHGRVGYFTHIHDILDDIERITGIKDIRLKQ from the exons ATGCAGGGATACCTTGACAAAGGCAGATACAGACTGGGCACAGTGTTTGCGGCATCAGGGTTTAGAGAGAAGGTATCTTCCAGCGTAAACCCCAATCCAACATTGCTTCCCACTGTGAGAGACTGGGCTCTTATCAGGCCCTTGGAGGGGCGCTCCTTGGGAAACAACAAT TCTATCATGCCCTCAAGTATGCGTGTAGACCAAATGAAATTCCTCCCACGCGGAACAGACCTGGACAACACGTGGACCCTGCTAAAGAAGGGGCGTCGGACTGGAGAAACGTCAGGCAAATACAATGGGCTCGCAGAAGCCCGAATCGCAAGGACATACGTCGACGGAAAGCTGGTGGTGAAAACAACCTTGGAACACGCTGTTGTTTCGAACGACAGGAAGGACACATTCGGACTCAGCGGTGACTCTGGCGCCTTCGTTTACAGCATCACTGGCGCTGTGGTTGGAATGTACTTTGGTGGTCCGGATCATGGAAGGGTTGGGTACTTCACCCACATACACGATATTCTCGACGACATTGAGAGAATCACCGGTATCAAGGACATCCGGCTGAAGCAGTGA
- a CDS encoding uncharacterized protein (COG:M;~EggNog:ENOG410PF7T;~InterPro:IPR000845,IPR035994;~PFAM:PF01048;~go_function: GO:0003824 - catalytic activity [Evidence IEA];~go_process: GO:0009116 - nucleoside metabolic process [Evidence IEA]), protein MTLRQPLTANDYTVGIICVHEKQLQAVRCLLDSVHPKPPVPNRDTNDYTLGTMSGHNVVVACLPASQYGTSAAAAVGTKLYLSFPMVQFALVVGMAGGVPAKEDIRLGDVVVGVPTGARPGVIQYDFGKDLADNRFIHTGSLQRPPRVLLSAISGLESEPYFGASPLQPYLDVIVQKDSRYGFPGRERDLLFPASYVHDRPHSTRRDRFNAQIQRPARNFEFPYIHYGLIGSGDRAVNSASFRDRVAKQHDILCFETEAAGIVNIMPCLVIRGICDYADSHKNGTWQAYAAATAAAYARVIMGRVRPYNIPRTSSNGPYDQISHHASNSRSNAAPSHEITGIAEDGLQPVQPSNQFPSHRRQAPTGVRTASDILRKAESYADRSRLWNPVPADATPIMAAFKEWAEGRGSDVLIVEPETWDTAPRAEAFAFEATCFLRFRTQPTMWALWPEYQEPLTRRDIVYCLAEQAQKAGIQDTLPVSNGETLWQDTLSLITDRVEKCFFVVQVKDCSLATSLLKSLQAAFSQRNRTVKLLLVSYWPEASALARTLLPRVKIQRLNPPLPAHQMRRSSEDWWQAIDPRL, encoded by the exons ATGACTTTACGACAACCTTTGACCGCGAATGACTATACCGTCGGGATTATATGCGTACATGAAAAGCAACTGCAAGCAGTACGTTGCCTGCTAGACTCCGTTCATCCAAAACCACCAGTCCCAAACCGAGACACCAACGACTACACGCTTGGGACAATGAGCGGACACAACGTGGTCGTAGCGTGCCTCCCCGCTAGTCAGTATGGCACGAGTGCTGCCGCGGCCGTGGGGACGAAGCTGTATCTCAGCTTCCCCATGGTCCAATTTGCTTTGGTGGTTGGTATGGCCGGCGGAGTACCAGCCAAAGAGGATATTCGGCTTGGGGACGTCGTCGTGGGCGTTCCTACAGGAGCACGACCTGGCGTTATCCAATATGACTTTGGAAAAGACCTGGCGGACAACCGCTTCATTCACACGGGGTCTCTACAGCGACCACCACGAGTTTTATTGAGCGCAATCAGTGGCCTGGAGTCGGAGCCGTATTTCGGGGCGAGCCCTCTCCAGCCCTATTTGGATGTGATTGTGCAAAAGGATAGTAGATACGGGTTTCCGGGGAGAGAGCGTGATCTCTTATTTCCGGCAAGTTATGTGCATGATCGACCACACAGCACCCGTCGCGACCGTTTCAACGCTCAGATTCAGCGACCGGCTAGAAATTTCGAGTTCCCATACATCCACTACGGCCTCATCGGGTCAGGAGACCGCGCTGTGAACAGTGCGTCGTTCCGAGACCGTGTGGCAAAGCAGCACGATATCCTGTGCTTCGAGACGGAGGCAGCTGGGATAGTAAACATAATGCCTTGCCTGGTCATTAGGGGAATATGCGACTACGCAGACTCCCACAAAAACGGAACATGGCAGGCATACGCTGCAGCAACCGCGGCTGCCTACGCGAGGGTTATTATGGGCCGCGTGCGGCCCTACAATATACCCAGGACAAGCTCAAATGGGCCGTATGATCAAAT CAGCCACCACGCATCCAACTCAAGGTCAAATGCAGCCCCCAGCCACGAAATCACGGGAATTGCTGAAGACGGACTGCAGCCTGTGCAGCCTTCAAACCAATTCCCGAGTCACAGGAGGCAAGCTCCAACAGGCGTTCGAACTGCGAGTGATATACTTCGCAAGGCGGAGTCATACGCAGACCGCAGCCGTCTATGGAACCCCGTACCCGCGGACGCGACTCCCATCATGGCAGCCTTCAAAGAATGGGCCGAAGGTAGAGGGTCAGATGTGTTGATAGTGGAGCCGGAGACCTGGGACACAGCTCCAAGAGCAGAAGCATTTGCATTCGAAGCTACTTGCTTCCTCAGATTCCGCACTCAGCCGACAATGTGGGCTCTCTGGCCTGAATATCAAGAGCCGCTAACAAGGCGGGATATTGTCTACTGCCTCGCAGAACAGGCCCAAAAGGCTGGCATCCAAGATACTTTGCCTGTGTCAAATGGCGAGACTCTGTGGCAGGATACTCTATCGTTGATAACTGACCGCGTCGAGAAATGCTTCTTTGTTGTGCAGGTCAAGGACTGTTCCCTGGCCACTTCGCTGCTGAAATCCCTCCAGGCAGCTTTTAGCCAACGCAATCGAACTGTCAAGCTTCTTTTGGTCAGCTACTGGCCCGAGGCGTCAGCTCTGGCTCGGACGCTGCTTCCACGGGTCAAGATCCAGAGATTGAATCCTCCATTGCCTGCACATCAAATGAGAAGATCAAGCGAAGATTGGTGGCAGGCAATAGACCCACGTCTATGA
- a CDS encoding uncharacterized protein (COG:S;~EggNog:ENOG410PPEG;~TransMembrane:6 (o40-61i73-96o116-139i151-176o196-217i229-252o)) translates to MSTPELTPEQRKALLEGPASAPPPGQVSNLDDPPNSYVQWRALFVTLWAVASACVFIRIYAKAFVVRQFRKSDYTMVLAWALCMGYSAVVLLSGNVASGVDQWNLRVKDLVALLKYYQIGLVLFGICSFFIKLSILLQLIEVFGMEQRDYFFWSCHGLIWINFVYYFIGTFITIFGCRPIAKAWDPFITDGSCIDRFVLVVTSSALNAVSDILMFILPQGRIWSLRVPLGKRVAISAAFSFGLMCVSLVLVLSESNPPRACVSGVVKLAYAVIMSKTPNNTSYYVNLVGLWTIPEMAGGMIAGCLPSVPKIIQVALRSPLVLRWRSSFRNLIPSHTGRRQSGAHSHGNEPMQRVIRNSFSGVDRFPLSSFKSPMGTAASITHSVDSITVGSAV, encoded by the exons ATGAGTACACCTGAATTGACGCCAGAGCAGCGTAAAGCGCTCCTTGAAGGCCCAGCCAGCGCCCCCCCACCAGGGCAGGTCTCTAATCTCGATGATCCCCCGAATTCGTATGTGCAATGGCGCGCTCTCTTCGTAACCCTCTGGGCGGTGGCTAGTGCATGCGTTTTCATCCGCATATATGCAAAGGCGTTTGTGGTTCGGCAGTTTCGAAAGTCTGACT ACACTATGGTCCTCGCTTGG GCGCTTTGTATGGGATACTCTGCAGTGGTGCTGCTGTCCGGCAATGTTGCGTCTGGGGTAGACCAGTGGAATCTCCGAGTGAAGGACTTAGTCGCGTTGCTTAAG TACTACCAAATCGGCCTGGTCCTATTCGGGATCTGCTCGTTCTTCATcaaactctccatcctcctgcagCTCATCGAAGTCTTCGGCATGGAACAGCGGGACTACTTCTTCTGGAGCTGCCACGGTCTGATCTGGATCAACTTCGTATACTACTTCATCGGCACATTCATTACCATCTTCGGCTGCAGACCCATCGCAAAAGCCTGGGATCCCTTCATCACGGACGGTTCATGCATCGATCGgttcgtcctcgtcgtcacttCATCGGCGCTCAATGCCGTGTCTGATATCTTGATGTTTATCCTTCCCCAGGGCCGCATATGGAGCTTGCGCGTTCCGCTTGGGAAGAGGGTTGCTATCTCGGCAGCCTTCTCGTTTGGTTTGATGTGCGTATCCCTGGTCCTCGTATTGTCAGAGTCTAACCCACCTAGGGCCTGTGTTTCTGGCGTGGTGAAACTCGCCTACGCTGTAATCATGAGCAAAACACCCAACAACACCTCCTACTACGTAAACCTAGTAGGGCTGTGGACAATTCCTGAGATGGCCGGCGGCATGATCGCCGGATGTCTCCCCTCCGTGCCAAAGATCATCCAGGTGGCCCTGCGGAGTCCCCTCGTATTGAGATGGCGCAGCTCATTTCGCAATTTGATCCCTTCGCATACGGGGCGGCGTCAGAGCGGGGCACATTCCCATGGTAATGAGCCGATGCAGAGAGTTATCCGGAATTCTTTCTCAGGGGTTGATCGTTTTCCGTTGTCTTCGTTTAAGAGTCCGATGGGCACTGCGGCTTCAATTACTCATTCTGTGGATTCGATCACGGTTGGTTCGGCGGTTTAA
- a CDS encoding SDR family NAD(P)-dependent oxidoreductase (COG:Q;~EggNog:ENOG410PUUK;~InterPro:IPR036291,IPR002347;~PFAM:PF08659,PF00106,PF13561;~go_process: GO:0055114 - oxidation-reduction process [Evidence IEA]), giving the protein MAPDTLDLAGKVAIITGSGKETGIGARIATTLARNGALVVINHVSDTSRPRAAGVAQAVCQDGGKAIAVQADVSTIEGANKLVHQTLEQFRVDHIDILVNNAAGGAPHGTLQATRNSIDAVFAPTVYAPIFLLQAAIPHIPHGGRVINIGSEASRLGMAPIAIYGAAKAAQDALTYSMAMEVGRSHGITVNTVSPGLVDTEALPKE; this is encoded by the exons ATGGCGCCTGATACGCTCGATCTCGCCGGCAAAGTTGCCATTATCACCGGCTCAGGCAAAGAGACCGGCATTGGTGCCCGTATTGCTACCACTCTGGCTCGCAACGGGGCACTTGTTGTAATCAACCATGTGTCTGATACCAGCAGACCGCgagctgctggtgttgcaCAAGCAGTATGTCAGGACGGGGGAAAGGCAATTGCCGTCCAAGCAGACGTGTCCACAATCGAGGGGGCAAACAAACTGGTCCACCAGACTCTTGAGCAGTTCCGTGTCGACCATATTGATATTCTCG TAAACAACGCAGCAGGCGGTGCTCCCCACGGAACCCTACAAGCAACCCGCAATTCCATCGACGCCGTATTCGCCCCAACCGTCTATGCACCCATATTCCTACTACAAGCTGCAATCCCCCATATCCCGCACGGCGGCCGCGTGATCAACATCGGCTCTGAGGCATCGAGACTTGGCATGGCCCCGATTGCCATCTACGGCGCTGCAAAAGCCGCGCAGGATGCGCTGACATActcgatggcgatggaagTGGGTCGCAGCCATGGCATCACTGTCAACACTGTATCGCCTGGACTAGTAGACACGGAAGCCCTGCCGAAGGAATAG
- a CDS encoding Zn(II)2Cys6 transcription factor domain-containing protein (COG:S;~EggNog:ENOG410PV2V;~InterPro:IPR036864,IPR001138;~PFAM:PF00172;~go_function: GO:0000981 - DNA-binding transcription factor activity, RNA polymerase II-specific [Evidence IEA];~go_function: GO:0008270 - zinc ion binding [Evidence IEA];~go_process: GO:0006355 - regulation of transcription, DNA-templated [Evidence IEA]), with translation MDVDPKFICPRPRNPTACSNCRSRKIRCLPPGKDTNRETCRRCVKLGYTCSYSTGPQYRAQPGIPPPQSLNHGSPQNDEDVITGLFKDRAPPSGGVDQLLDFHRRVFQKQSHQDCSPDSTSTPTPESVGPSLASGDTNINMQEADKLLSLFRKGNAYCPFINIPGSTSAASMAAHQPFLLLAILTVSSSRTPRLQQRTDERFRRVMSERVVLHGEKSLDYVQGLLVYIAWYPLYLRPMRNQIPQYLQIVSTMISDLDLNLEESEERNASLGCHALCSLMSSTGRRFDYSRARIETYLQGTPRLDRSDDLAMQHLRIQDLAGRVARYKADVRDMVKMAGDSTDDELSIPNTLEVREKMASFTDELEDLYWALPSESRTRIPIRLTRQFIKINISSLPLTIPIPGPYQIPLCTAVTTNLTHATSHFSEIRTFLELFLSIPPDEYIHFSIREWSQLVMTISLTSDLCFSQVPLHYLQDIIQRANWVKFQAQTRAKTLIYLESLTHRMGALSVSSKLTYPDAFYMFKSVLGILMRTYAPAATCPSTFDTSTRIPEIQNENAEMSSSRCPILNGGIQETDFWRALERNGPVPGYTLHDNTTNGGDMNGNSTGNGNGNGGLNVDDLVNNPQDWPTVFEEWVIDFNNLPE, from the exons ATGGACGTCGACCCGAAGTTCATCTgtcctcgccctcggaaCCCAACAGCCTGCAGTAACTGCCGGTCTCGCAAGATACGGTGTTTACCTCCTGGAAAGGACACAAACAGGGAAACTTGTCGACG ATGCGTAAAGCTTGGCTATACATGTAGTTATTCGACTGGCCCTCAATATCGTGCGCA GCCAGGAATCCCCCCGCCCCAGTCGTTGAATCATGGGAGTCCGCAGAATGACGAAGATGTCATTACTGGCCTTTTTAAGGACCGAGCGCCGCCATCTGGAGGAGTAGACCAATTGTTGGATTTTCATCGCCGTGTATTTCAGAAACAATCGCACCAAGACTGTTCACCAGACTCTACATCTACACCAACCCCAGAGTCTGTCGGTCCATCTCTAGCCAGTGGAGATACGAACATCAATATGCAGGAAGCAGACAAACTGCTATCCCTTTTCAGAAAGGGCAATGCGTACTGCCCGTTTATAAATATCCCGGGGTCGACATCGGCTGCGTCAATGGCTGCCCACCAGCCCTTTTTATTACTAGCGATTCTGACAGTCTCGTCTTCGCGCACACCACGCCTCCAGCAACGCACAGACGAGAGATTCCGTCGAGTTATGAGCGAGCGAGTCGTCCTTCATGGAGAGAAAAGTCTGGATTATGTACAGGGCTTGCTGGTGTACATCGCTTG GTATCCCCTTTACCTCAGGCCTATGCGCAACCAGATCCCGCAGTACCTCCAAATAGTATCAACCATGATATCGGACTTGGACTTAAACCTCGAAGAAAGCGAGGAGCGAAATGCCTCTCTTGGATGTCATGCCCTTTGTTCTCT CATGTCCTCCACTGGGCGGAGATTTGACTATTCGCGAGCGAGAATAGAAACGTACCTCCAGGGTACTCCTAGGCTTGACAGAAGCGATGACCTTGCTATGCAGCATCTACGTATCCAAGACCTTGCTGGACGTGTTGCTCGTTACAAGGCGGATGTCCGTGACATGGTAAAGATGGCTGGCGATTCCACCGATGATGAATTAAGTATACCAAATACGCTCGAGGTTCGTGAGAAGATGGCCTCCTTCACTGACGAACTGGAGGACCTATACTGGGCTCTTCCATCTGAGTCTCGCACCAGGA TACCAATCCGCCTAACGCGACAGTTTATCAAAATCAACATATCATCATTGCCATTAACCATCCCAATTCCAGGCCCATATCAAATACCTTTATGTACCGCAGTCACAACCAATCTCACCCACGCAACCTCCCACTTCTCCGAAATTCGGACCTTCCTCGAactcttcctttccatcccaccagacGAGTACATCCACTTCTCCATCCGCGAGTGGTCCCAGCTCGTCATGACTATCTCCTTAACCTCAGACCTCTGTTTCTCCCAAGTTCCGCTCCATTATCTTCAGGATATTATTCAAAGAGCCAACTGGGTTAAATTTCAAGCACAGACACGTGCAAAAACGTTGATATACCTCGAAAGCCTCACCCACCGCATGGGCGCCCTCTCTGTGTCGTCGAAGCTCACATACCCGGACGCCTTTTATATGTTCAAGTCTGTCCTAGGGATACTCATGCGTACGTATGCGCCGGCGGCAACCTGTCCTTCGACTTTTGATACTTCTACGCGTATACCAGAGATACAGAatgagaatgcggagatgaGTTCCAGTCGCTGCCCGATATTGAACGGGGGGATCCAGGAGACGGACTTTTGGCGGGCGCTGGAGCGGAATGGCCCTGTCCCTGGTTATACTTTGCATGACAATACGACTAATGGGGGAGACATGAATGGAAATAGCactgggaatgggaatgggaatggaggTCTTAACGTGGATGATTTGGTTAACAACCCCCAGGACTGGCCGACTGTTTTCGAGGAGTGGGTTATTGATTTTAATAATCTGCCGGAATAG